Proteins from one Penicillium digitatum chromosome 2, complete sequence genomic window:
- a CDS encoding Inositol 5-phosphatase, putative encodes MDTLGIYVLTFNCARNFVDVDVFADHFFDALPASGAGSSAPDLIFLSLQEIAPIAHSFLGGSYLFPYVDAFRRTVQKASAQKWDQHYVNFLTENTGMTGLMLFAREDTLGKIAWKDTAQVGLGVQEMGNKGAVGARLGYVVEGHPSQTVDLTFVAAHLAPMEDSSRNQQRGQAWTRTPAFSRPPHRHMRRAVAEICSRQMPTYSLPGT; translated from the exons ATGGACACCCTCGGTATCTATGTGCTGACCTTTAACTGTGCAAGAAACTTTGTCGATGTCGACGTATTCGCAGACCACTTCTTCGACGCACTCCCCGCGTCTGGTGCGGGGAGCTCCGCACCCGACCTGATTTTCCTCTCGTTACAAGAAATCGCACCCATTGCCCACTCGTTCCTCGGAGGATCTTATCTTTTTCCTTACGTTGATGCATTCCGCCGTACCGTCCAAAAAGCCTCGGCACAAAAATGGGACCAGCACTATGTGAACTTCCTCACGGAGAATACGGGCATGACAGGGCTGATGCTTTTCGCGCGCGAGGACACCCTGGGCAAAATCGCCTGGAAGGACACAGCCCAGGTCGGCCTTGGAGTTCAGGAAATGGGAAACAAGGGCGCGGTCGGGGCGCGCCTAGGATATGTTGTTGAAGGACACCCATCTCAGACCGTGGACCTCACTTTCGTCGCAGCGCATCTCGCTCCCATGGAGGATTCCT CAAGAAACCAGCAGAGAGGTCAAGCGTGGACGAGAACTCCAGCCTTCTCGAGGCCGCCGCATCGGCACATGCGGAGGGCAGTCGCAGAGATTTGTTCGCGCCAAATGCCTACCTATTCCTTGCCGGGGACCTGA